A genomic segment from Toxotes jaculatrix isolate fToxJac2 chromosome 6, fToxJac2.pri, whole genome shotgun sequence encodes:
- the LOC121183253 gene encoding flavin-containing monooxygenase 5-like isoform X2, which translates to MVRRVAVIGAGPSGLTSVKACLDEGMEPTCFESSDDMGGLWKFKEVSEPNRASIYRSLTINISKEMMCYSDFPIPADYPNYMHHSKILKYFRMYAEHFKLLQHIRFQTSVKSIKQRPDFSRTGQWEVVTENRDGQEEQHVFDAVICCSGHYTYPNLPLKDFPGIETFEGKYFHSWDYKGPEDMYGKRVVVIGIGNSGGDIAVESSRVAEQVYLSTRRGAWVIRQVSDNGLPVDMKYNTRFVHILFQLLPMRFFNWFGENKLNAMYDHTMYALKPKHRLFSQIPVINDDLPLKILSGGVIVKPNVKEIRGSTVVFDDGSFVEKVDTIVFATGYNYDFPYLPSSTMYKSGHRVGLYKHVFPPNLEHPTLAVVGFIHALGAIMPQAEMQARWVTRVFKGLKKLPSNQAMLKAVDKDTKDIEKSYIVSKLTPLQVDFVSYMDDIAGEIGVRPSLPWLFFTDYPLFKRVLWGPVTAYQYRLMGPGKWEGARRAIFTQFDRMYQPLKTRQLDAQKASTTGRLMKLSLTIMAGGAAVYYIHVRNPTTIPTLLSKFRPQTV; encoded by the exons aTGGTGCGCAGAGTAGCGGTGATCGGGGCCGGCCCCAGCGGTCTGACCAGCGTGAAGGCTTGTCTGGATGAGGGCATGGAGCCAACCTGCTTCGAGAGCAGCGATGACATGGGCGGACTGTGGAAGTTCAAG GAAGTGTCAGAGCCGAACAGGGCCAGTATCTATCGCTCCCTCACGATCAACATTTCTAAAGAGATGATGTGCTACAGTGACTTCCCCATCCCTGCTGATTACCCCAACTACATGCACCACTCGAAAATCCTGAAATACTTCAGGATGTATGCAGAACACTTTAAACTGCTGCAGCACATTCGCTTCCAG actTCAGTGAAGAGCATCAAGCAGAGACCGGACTTTTCCCGCACTGGTCAGTGGGAGGTGGTGACTGAGAACAGAGAtggacaggaggagcagcaTGTCTTTGATGCAGTTATCTGCTGCTCCGGTCATTACACCTACCCTAACCTGCCACTCAAAGATTTCCCAG GAATCGAGACGTTTGAAGGAAAATACTTCCACAGCTGGGACTACAAGGGGCCCGAGGACATGTACGGGAAGAGAGTGGTGGTCATCGGCATCGGTAACTCAGGAGGCGACATCGCTGttgagagcagcagagtggcAGAGCAG GTGTATCTGAGCACTCGTCGTGGTGCGTGGGTCATCCGTCAGGTGTCTGACAACGGCCTGCCGGTGGACATGAAGTACAACACACGTTTCGTCCACATCTTGTTCCAGCTGCTGCCGATGCGCTTCTTCAACTGGTTCGGCGAGAACAAGCTCAACGCCATGTATGACCACACCATGTATGCCCTCAAACCCAAACACAG ACTCTTCAGTCAGATCCCAGTGATCAACGACGACCTGCCTTTAAAGATTCTGTCCGGGGGGGTTATCGTCAAACCAAACGTGAAAGAGATCCGAGGCTCCACCGTGGTGTTTGATGATGGCAGTTTTGTGGAGAAG GTGGACACCATCGTGTTCGCCACAGGATACAACTATGATTTCCCCTACTTACCAAGCAGCACTATGTACAAGTCTGGGCACCGTGTGGGTTTGTACAAGCATGTTTTCCCCCCCAACCTGGAGCATCCCACTCTGGCTGTTGTGGGTTTCATCCATGCCCTTGGAGCTATCATGCCTCAGGCTGAAATGCAGGCCCGCTGGGTCACACGCGTTTTCAAAG GGCTTAAAAAGCTGCCCTCAAACCAGGCCATGCTCAAAGCTGTTGACAAGGACACAAAGGACATTGAGAAAAG CTACATCGTGTCAAAGTTGACACCCCTGCAGGTGGACTTTGTTTCCTACATGGACGACATAGCCGGAGAGATCGGGGTGCGGCCAAGTCTGCCGTGGCTCTTCTTCACAGACTACCCGCTGTTTAAGAGGGTTCTCTGGGGACCTGTGACAGCCTACCAGTACCGCTTGAT GGGACCAGGGAAATGGGAAGGAGCCCGCAGAGCAATCTTCACCCAGTTTGACCGCATGTACCAGCCCCTAAAAACCAGACAG CTGGATGCACAAAAGGCTTCAACCACTGGCCGCCTGATGAAGCTGAGCCTGACCATCATGGCCGGAGGAGCTGCTGTCTATTACATCCATGTCCGCAACCCAACCACCATCCCCACCCTCCTGTCCAAGTTTCGTCCACAAACAGTCTGA
- the plpp6 gene encoding phospholipid phosphatase 6: MPSPKAKNPGRSGGSPVLGSSNGRYEFMSLTKPLNRSSPPHLLQRQGSDPTTARLRASESPTRRRGSSSSTGSASGQGLPEEDGIRLNPSLIRVALSSLLAIDLWLSKRLGVCACEDSSWGSVRPLMKLLEISGHGIPWLAGTAYCLYKSDSAAGQEVMLNLFMGLLLDVVLVATVKAVVRRRRPAHNRMDMFATFSVDSYSFPSGHATRAAMCGRFLLAHLVLAAPLRVLVLLWAGLVGLSRVLLGRHNVTDVMFGFWMGYWQYNLVEMLWLSPQTLQGLLGHLA; encoded by the exons ATGCCTTCTCCTAAAGCTAAAAACCCCGGTCGAAGCGGAGGAAGCCCGGTGCTCGGGAGCTCCAACGGCCGCTACGAGTTCATGTCACTGACGAAGCCGCTGAACAGGTCCTCACCGCCGCACCTTCTCCAGCGGCAGGGCTCCGACCCGACCACCGCCCGGCTCCGAGCCTCGGAGAGCCCCACTCGGCGCCGGGGCTCCAGCTCATCCACGGGCTCGGCGAGCGGTCAGGGGCTCCCAGAAGAGGACGGCATACGGCTCAACCCGTCGCTGATCCGCGTCGCGCTCAGCTCCCTGCTCGCCATCGACCTGTGGCTGTCCAAGAGGCTGGGGGTGTGTGCCTGCGAGGACTCCTCCTGGGGAAGTGTGCGCCCCTTAATGAAACTGTTAGAGATATCGGGACATGGCATCCCCTGGCTGGCTGGAACCGCCTACTGTCTGTACAAGAGTGACAGTGCTGCAGGACAAGAAGTCATGCTCAACCTCTTCATGG GCCTGCTGTTGGATGTGGTCCTGGTTGCCACAGTTAAGGCGGTGGTGCGTCGACGTCGGCCAGCACACAACCGTATGGACATGTTCGCCACCTTTTCCGTGGACAGCTATTCCTTCCCTTCCGGCCACGCCACCCGTGCCGCCATGTGTGGGCGGTTCCTGCTGGCTCACCTGGTGCTGGCCGCCCCGCTGAGGGTCCTTGTCCTGCTGTGGGCTGGCCTGGTGGGCCTGAGCCGAGTGCTGCTGGGCAGGCACAACGTGACTGACGTGATGTTTGGGTTCTGGATGGGCTATTGGCAGTACAACCTGGTGGAGATGCTGTGGCTCTCACCTCAAACCCTGCAAGGGCTGCTGGGACACTTAGCTTAA
- the LOC121183253 gene encoding flavin-containing monooxygenase 5-like isoform X3 encodes MVRRVAVIGAGPCGLTSMKACLDEGMEPTCFESSDDMGGLWKFKEVSEPNRASIYRSLTINIWKEMMCYSDFPIPADYPNYMHHSKILKYFRMYAEHFKLLQHIRFQTLVKRVRQRPDFSRTGQWEVVTETRDGKEEQHVFDAVICCSGHFNYPNLPLKDFPGIETFEGKYFHSWDYKGPEDMYGKRVVVIGIGNSGGDIAVEGSRVAEQVYLSTRSGAWVIRQVSDNGLPVDRFNTRFVHILFKLLPMRFLNWLGEKKLNSMYDHTMYGLKPKHRLFSQIPVINDDLPFKILSGGVLVKPNIKEIRGSTVVFNDGSFVENVDTIVFATGYNYDFPYLPSSAMYKSGHRVGLYKHVFPPNLEHPTLAIVGFIHSDGAIMPQAEMQARWVTRVFKGHKKLPSNQAMIKAVEKDTEDIEKNYVTSKLTPLQVDFVAYMDDLAKDIGVRPNLLWLFFTDFPLFKRLLWGPITGYQYRLRGPGKWEGARRAIFTQFDRMYQPLKTRQLDAQKASTTGRLMKLSLTIMAGGAAVYYIHVRNPTTIPTLLSKFRPQTV; translated from the exons aTGGTGCGCAGAGTAGCGGTGATCGGGGCCGGCCCCTGCGGTCTGACCAGCATGAAGGCTTGTCTGGATGAGGGCATGGAGCCAACCTGCTTCGAGAGCAGCGACGACATGGGCGGGCTGTGGAAGTTCAAG GAAGTGTCAGAGCCAAACAGGGCCAGTATCTATCGCTCCCTCACGATCAACATCTGGAAGGAGATGATGTGCTACAGTGACTTCCCCATCCCTGCTGATTACCCCAACTACATGCACCACTCAAAAATCCTGAAATACTTCAGGATGTATGCAGAACACTTTAAACTGCTGCAGCACATTCGCTTCCAG ACGTTAGTGAAGCGTGTCAGACAGAGACCGGACTTTTCCCGCACTGGTCAGTGGGAGGTGGTGACTGAGACCAGAGATGGAAAAGAGGAGCAGCATGTCTTTGATGCAGTTATCTGCTGTTCTGGTCACTTCAACTACCCTAACCTGCCACTCAAAGACTTCCCAG GAATCGAGACGTTTGAAGGAAAATACTTCCACAGCTGGGACTACAAGGGGCCCGAGGACATGTACGGGAAGAGAGTGGTGGTCATCGGCATCGGTAACTCAGGAGGCGACATCGCTGTTGAGGGCAGCAGAGTGGCAGAGCAG GTGTATCTGAGCACTCGAAGTGGTGCGTGGGTCATCCGTCAGGTCTCTGACAACGGCCTGCCAGTGGACCGGTTCAACACACGCTTTGTCCACATCCTGTTCAAACTTCTGCCGATGCGCTTTCTCAACTGGCTGGGCGAGAAAAAACTCAACTCCATGTATGATCACACCATGTACGGCCTCAAACCCAAACACAG GCTCTTCAGTCAGATCCCAGTGATCAATGACGACCTGCCTTTCAAGATTCTGTCTGGGGGGGTTCTCGTTAAACCAAACATAAAGGAGATCCGAGGCTCCACTGTGGTGTTTAATGATGGCAGTTTTGTGGAAAAT GTGGACACCATCGTGTTCGCCACAGGATACAACTATGATTTCCCCTACTTACCAAGCAGCGCTATGTACAAGTCTGGGCACCGTGTGGGTCTGTACAAGCACGTTTTCCCCCCCAACCTGGAGCATCCCACTCTGGCTATCGTGGGTTTCATCCACTCTGACGGAGCTATCATGCCTCAGGCTGAAATGCAGGCCCGCTGGGTCACGCGTGTCTTCAAAG GACATAAAAAGCTGCCCTCAAACCAGGCCATGATCAAGGCTGTTGAGAAGGACACCGAGGACATCGAGAAAAA CTACGTCACGTCAAAGTTGACACCCCTGCAGGTGGACTTTGTTGCTTACATGGACGACTTAGCTAAGGACATTGGGGTGCGGCCAAATCTCCTGTGGCTCTTCTTCACAGACTTCCCGCTGTTTAAGAGGCTTCTCTGGGGACCCATCACAGGCTACCAGTACCGCTTGAGGGGACCAGGGAAATGGGAAGGAGCCCGCAGAGCAATCTTCACCCAGTTTGACCGCATGTACCAGCCCCTAAAAACCAGACAG CTGGATGCACAAAAGGCTTCAACCACTGGCCGCCTGATGAAGCTGAGCCTGACCATCATGGCCGGAGGAGCTGCTGTCTATTACATCCATGTCCGCAACCCAACCACCATCCCCACCCTCCTGTCCAAGTTTCGTCCACAAACAGTCTGA
- the prdx6 gene encoding peroxiredoxin-6, whose protein sequence is MPGLLLGDEFPNFEADTTIGRIKFHDFLGSSWGILFSHPRDFTPVCTTELACAARISDEFKKRGVKMIALSIDSVEDHRNWSKDVMAYNSDAESALPFPIIADDKRELAVQLGMLDPDERDKDGVPLTARCVFVIGPDKKLKLSILYPATTGRNFDELLRVIDSLQLTAQKKVATPVDWKPGEKVMVIPSLSEAEAAALFPNGVTTKEVPSGKKYLRYTQL, encoded by the exons ATGCCTGGACTTCTGCTGGGAGACGAGTTCCCAAACTTCGAGGCCGACACCACCATCGGCAGGATCAAATTCCACGATTTCCTGGGCAGCTC GTGGGGCATCCTGTTCTCCCACCCAAGGGACTTCACACCTGTCTGCACCACTGAGCTGGCCTGTGCCGCGAGGATCAGTGATGAGTTCAAGAAGCGAGGTGTGAAGATGATTGCCTTGTCCATTGACAGTGTTGAGGATCACCGCAACTGGAGCAAG GATGTGATGGCATATAACAGTGACGCTGAAAGCGCTCTGCCCTTCCCCATCATCGCTGACGACAAGAGAGAGCTGGCCGTCCAGCTGGGCATGCTGGACCCAGATGAGAGAGACAAGGATGGGGTGCCCCTCACTGCTCGCTGC GTCTTTGTGATTGGCCCTGACAAGAAGCTGAAGCTGTCCATCCTCTACCCTGCCACCACAGGAAGGAACTTTGACGAGTTGCTCAGAGTTATTGACTCTCTGCAGCTCACTGCGCAGAAGAAGGTTGCCACGCCGGTTGACTGGAAG CCTGGTGAGAAGGTCATGGTCATTCCCTCGCTCTCTGAGGCCGAAGCTGCAGCTCTCTTCCCCAATGGCGTTACAACGAAAGAGGTGCCTTCTGGGAAGAAATACTTGCGCTACACCCAGCTCTGA
- the si:dkey-239i20.4 gene encoding si:dkey-239i20.4, with amino-acid sequence MVRRVAVVGAGSSGLACIKTCVEEGLEPVCFESSDDIGGLWRFKESPEPERSNIYRSLVVNTSKEMMCFSDFPMPADYPNYMHNSQLLQYLKLYAEHFHLLRYIHFQTTVRSVTQRPDFSLSGQWDVVTINKDGEEESHVFDAVMVCSGHYTHPALPLSDFAGYETFSGRCFHSWEYKDADACKGKRVVVVGIGNSGGDIAVEISRSAEKTFLSTREGAWVIGRMSTNGLPLDMTAITRLSNILMLVLPKTLVNWAAERALNHRYDHRLYGLKPRHRLLDRRPLINDDLPGRILQGALVMKPNLKGFTDSGVIFEDGTVEEDIDAVVFCTGYSANFSFLPTALSEGPHGDLTLYKRLFPPSLQRPTLVIMGLFQTKGPIMPIVEMQARWAVKVFSGLSHLPSKEKMLEVTESERKRNMKSYPCPRQAACQVDYIPYLDFMAEEVGARPNFLILLLRDPVLWVKVFFGPCTPYQYRLTGPGQWAGARHAILTQWKRVALPFKTRAVPEPETRSSVLFSPWLLTFGGSVILALLLSRNKLIPVLQGAAQTLDRSMVFLRDTWFTG; translated from the exons ATGGTTCGACGTGTGGCAGTGGTCGGAGCAGGCAGTTCAGGTCTGGCCTGTATCAAGACCTGTGTTGAAGAGGGTCTGGAGCCGGTCTGCTTTGAAAGCAGTGATGACATTGGCGGCCTGTGGAGATTCAAG GAGTCACCTGAGCCAGAGCGGTCCAACATCTATCGCTCGTTGGTAGTCAACACGTCAAAAGAGatgatgtgtttcagtgacttTCCCATGCCAGCTGACTATCCAAACTACATGCACAACTCTCAGCTCCTGCAGTACCTCAAGCTTTATGCTGAGCACTTTCATTTGCTCAGATACATTCACTTTCAG ACCACAGTGAGGAGTGTTACACAAAGACCAGATTTCTCTCTGTCGGGTCAGTGGGATGTAGTGACCATAAACaaggatggagaggaagagagtcaCGTTTTTGATGCCGTTATGGTGTGTTCAGGTCACTACACCCATCCGGCCTTACCCCTGTCAGACTTTGCAG GATATGAGACGTTTTCTGGCAGGTGTTTTCACAGCTGGGAATACAAAGATGCAGATGCCTGCAAAGGAaagagggtggtggtggttggcATTGGCAATTCTGGAGGAGATATTGCTGTGGAGATTAGTAGATCTGCAGAGAAG ACATTTCTCAGCACACGAGAGGGGGCCTGGGTGATCGGCAGGATGTCCACCAATGGTCTTCCTCTGGACATGACAGCTATCACCAGGCTCAGCAACATCCTGATGCTGGTTCTCCCCAAGACTCTGGTTAACTGGGCAGCAGAGAGAGCACTGAACCACAGATATGACCACAGACTGTACGGCCTGAAGCCCAGACACAG ACTTTTAGACCGAAGGCCTTTGATTAATGATGATCTTCCCGGCCGAATCCTTCAGGGGGCGCTGGTCATGAAGCCCAACCTGAAAGGGTTTACAGATTCAGGAGTTATATTTGAAGATGGCACAGTGGAGGAGGACATTGATGCTGTGGTCTTCTGTACAGGTTATAGTGCAAACTTCTCATTCCTGCCTACAGCTCTGTCTGAGGGGCCTCATGGAGATTTGACATTGTACAA GAGACTCTTTCCTCCGTCTCTACAACGTCCCACGCTGGTCATCATGGGACTTTTCCAAACAAAAGGACCAATCATGCCCATAGTAGAAATGCAGGCACGGTGGGCTGTTAAGGTCTTTTCAG GTTTGAGTCATCTTCCATCTAAGGAGAAAATGCTGGAAGTCACTgagtctgagagaaagagaaacatgaaGAG CTATCCCTGCCCACGACAGGCTGCTTGCCAGGTAGATTACATCCCATACCTGGATTTCATGGCTGAGGAG GTAGGTGCTCGACCAAACTTCCTGATTCTACTTCTGAGAGATCCTGTACTCTGGGTGAAGGTCTTCTTTGGTCCCTGCACTCCATATCAGTATCGTCTAACCGGACCTGGACAGTGGGCTGGAGCCCGACACGCTATCCTGACTCAGTGGAAGCGAGTTGCTCTGCCTTTCAAAACCAGAGCAGTACCAGAACCAGAGACAAGGTCATCTGTCCTTTTTTCACCCTGGCTGCTCACATTTGGAGGAAGTGTGATATTGGCTTTGCTTCTGTCTAGAAATAAGCTCATTCCAGTGCTGCAGGGTGCAGCTCAGACACTGGACAGGAGCATGGTTTTTCTGAGGGACACCTGGTTCACTGGTTAA
- the LOC121183253 gene encoding flavin-containing monooxygenase 5-like isoform X1, which translates to MVRRVAVIGAGPSGLTSVKACLDEGMEPTCFESSDDMGGLWKFKEVSEPNRASIYRSLTINISKEMMCYSDFPIPADYPNYMHHSKILKYFRMYAEHFKLLQHIRFQTSVKSIKQRPDFSRTGQWEVVTENRDGQEEQHVFDAVICCSGHYTYPNLPLKDFPGIETFEGKYFHSWDYKGPEDMYGKRVVVIGIGNSGGDIAVESSRVAEQVYLSTRRGAWVIRQVSDNGLPVDMKYNTRFVHILFQLLPMRFFNWFGENKLNAMYDHTMYALKPKHRLFSQIPVINDDLPLKILSGGVIVKPNVKEIRGSTVVFDDGSFVEKVDTIVFATGYNYDFPYLPSSTMYKSGHRVGLYKHVFPPNLEHPTLAVVGFIHALGAIMPQAEMQARWVTRVFKGLKKLPSNQAMLKAVDKDTKDIEKSYIVSKLTPLQVDFVSYMDDIAGEIGVRPSLPWLFFTDYPLFKRVLWGPVTAYQYRLMGPGNWEGARRAIFTQFDRMFQPLKTRQVVEQEPSIAGRLMKLSLTVMAGGAAVFYVHVRNPTAIPNLLSKLSPQTV; encoded by the exons aTGGTGCGCAGAGTAGCGGTGATCGGGGCCGGCCCCAGCGGTCTGACCAGCGTGAAGGCTTGTCTGGATGAGGGCATGGAGCCAACCTGCTTCGAGAGCAGCGATGACATGGGCGGACTGTGGAAGTTCAAG GAAGTGTCAGAGCCGAACAGGGCCAGTATCTATCGCTCCCTCACGATCAACATTTCTAAAGAGATGATGTGCTACAGTGACTTCCCCATCCCTGCTGATTACCCCAACTACATGCACCACTCGAAAATCCTGAAATACTTCAGGATGTATGCAGAACACTTTAAACTGCTGCAGCACATTCGCTTCCAG actTCAGTGAAGAGCATCAAGCAGAGACCGGACTTTTCCCGCACTGGTCAGTGGGAGGTGGTGACTGAGAACAGAGAtggacaggaggagcagcaTGTCTTTGATGCAGTTATCTGCTGCTCCGGTCATTACACCTACCCTAACCTGCCACTCAAAGATTTCCCAG GAATCGAGACGTTTGAAGGAAAATACTTCCACAGCTGGGACTACAAGGGGCCCGAGGACATGTACGGGAAGAGAGTGGTGGTCATCGGCATCGGTAACTCAGGAGGCGACATCGCTGttgagagcagcagagtggcAGAGCAG GTGTATCTGAGCACTCGTCGTGGTGCGTGGGTCATCCGTCAGGTGTCTGACAACGGCCTGCCGGTGGACATGAAGTACAACACACGTTTCGTCCACATCTTGTTCCAGCTGCTGCCGATGCGCTTCTTCAACTGGTTCGGCGAGAACAAGCTCAACGCCATGTATGACCACACCATGTATGCCCTCAAACCCAAACACAG ACTCTTCAGTCAGATCCCAGTGATCAACGACGACCTGCCTTTAAAGATTCTGTCCGGGGGGGTTATCGTCAAACCAAACGTGAAAGAGATCCGAGGCTCCACCGTGGTGTTTGATGATGGCAGTTTTGTGGAGAAG GTGGACACCATCGTGTTCGCCACAGGATACAACTATGATTTCCCCTACTTACCAAGCAGCACTATGTACAAGTCTGGGCACCGTGTGGGTTTGTACAAGCATGTTTTCCCCCCCAACCTGGAGCATCCCACTCTGGCTGTTGTGGGTTTCATCCATGCCCTTGGAGCTATCATGCCTCAGGCTGAAATGCAGGCCCGCTGGGTCACACGCGTTTTCAAAG GGCTTAAAAAGCTGCCCTCAAACCAGGCCATGCTCAAAGCTGTTGACAAGGACACAAAGGACATTGAGAAAAG CTACATCGTGTCAAAGTTGACACCCCTGCAGGTGGACTTTGTTTCCTACATGGACGACATAGCCGGAGAGATCGGGGTGCGGCCAAGTCTGCCGTGGCTCTTCTTCACAGACTACCCGCTGTTTAAGAGGGTTCTCTGGGGACCTGTGACAGCCTACCAGTACCGCTTGATGGGACCAGGGAACTGGGAAGGAGCCCGCAGAGCAATCTTCACCCAGTTTGACCGCATGTTCCAGCCCCTAAAAACCAGACAG GTGGTGGAGCAAGAACCCTCCATTGCTGGCCGCCTGATGAAGCTGAGCCTGACAGTCATGGCCGGAGGAGCCGCTGTCTTCTACGTCCATGTCCGCAACCCGACTGCCATCCCCAACCTGCTGTCCAAGCTCAGTCCACAAACAGTCTGA